gagacaaagtagtgagaaaggacatgaagaaagaagaggaaaaggatAAGAAAAGAGTATGTACCAAAGAGAGAAATGATGGCTAATGGGTGAGCACCATCCAATGACAACAACATAATGAGAAATATGGTGATTCTAAGGTTTTCATATATAATTTAGATTATATCACTTAAAACAAAAGCAATTCGTATACCGATCTACATCTAGACTAGTATGCATAATATGTTTTATACCATTTTAGGTGGTATGATGATTTTTGCTACATATGTAGTTTTGTTTGATGGATTTTACCTTCAATCATTTTATTTTGGaaaatcaaaatcttgcctaaaaAGAAAATCTTACTTAGATAAGCTTTGGTTAGTTTCATATGATCATCTCTTTTCCTCTTTTCTAGGTGttcatattatgataaaaataatattatttgtaatataaaAGAATACAAACGATcacaaaactttttttttaagatatatatTAATGGGAGTAAATGTACTCATAGAAGCTTGCAATCAGCTTTGTACAACAAAAACTTCTACATGGCTTATTATATCTTTTCATAAGACATTCTAATTTTAGTGCttattatatcactttataaagcatcctagttttaatttaatgatcatttgtaataaagaattctggaaatgatatttttttctacttttatttaataataatactctTATATCTATCTCCCCCAAAACCTCTTTCACAAATTATGGATCTTTTAAAGAGTATTCTAAGtggataataatataatattttttttaagtaaTCCAAAGTCTAAATAGTTCTCTTAACATATCAAGTTAAAATGTGATGAAAAGGTAAAAAAAccaataaatttttatcaaagttttaaaAACTGAAACAatctacaaaatatttataaaggtTTCATGTAGAATGTTTTTGATTTGAAGTTTAATTACCTcagctaaataaaattataataattttataaatttatgaagtaGTGGAATCTATTTTAAGAACAATGTATCTCATATATTTTGGTTCTACCTTTTATAAACTCTTTTATactctttataaatattttctaatctactttatggatttcataacttataaatttaatttaatttttttgctcttttatccattctaacacaatttaatcaaaattatgtcAAAAATAGCAAAATTGACTTAAGGATAAATTAAATTGATATCTAATAACAACAACCTATATGATTATTTCTTGACAatactattatatttttaataattcatactatatttattaagatattaattaaaagtattattttattatttaatatatcattatagtcatatttggtttattgatatttttatattttcttttgataaagggagagaaaagtaTCTTAGTCTTTTACATAATCCAGCGAAGTCATCATTTTctaggtaaaaagaaaaaaataaagagtttTTCTAATGATCTtatcttataaaaatataattttattagtattatattttaaaaattaaaattatgtaaaaataatcttgatatgcataaaagatattttaatgaaaGGACATGTCTCTTACAACAATATTAGTTAAATGTAACATTTGGAATGTTTTTTAGGCTCTATAAATAGAATTGTAAATGGCTATagtttattaattcatatttcaatacaatttctcctctttattttttaaaaatattattattattattttttgctaCTTGGTATGCTAAGAGAGACTAGTTAACTAACTCAATGATTATGCTTGTAAGaaagataatatttatttatgttcgCAAAAATAAGATGAATTAAATATTGAGATTAGAATCTCGATCAATCCGATATGTAAGGATGAGTTTTTCATACTAAGACATTGATTACATGTCTTTAAGTTCTTTCTaaactttatcttttttatttttattattttaatatcttatttgtttcttcatcaaaatttgtatatcattgttttgctccaacaatttaagatgaaattttaatgaattttggttagaattataataataaattaatataattaaaaatgtttaattgtcatgttttcttaataattcaagcatttaactatttatcatATGAATTAAGAATTGTCAGCATTTACCTCTAGTTTTGTCTAATTGTTCACTGTTTGATTTTTGTTGGATTAATTAGATGCATAATTTATGTGAATGAAGATTGTACTAAATTTAAcattaaaaataagatatattataatttgagactcaaaacctagtgtattaataaaaatattatcagtttatagatattatttaaaaattaaaaaatcataaaataaaaattttcttttttagtgacaaataaaagaatatcaaatctcattatattaataataattttagtagTTTAAAAACATTGCTTCGTACAAAACAAATACCACGTCTTGTTTCTTTAACATACAAATTCTAAAAGAGTAAGGTACACGAAATTTAACGTAGATGATAGCTATATATAACGGTGTGATGTCAAAATACCCGCTACGTAGATTGGGTAGATATAACGGAACGATTTTAGAATGTAACGCTTGGGTGGGTGGCATCTATATAACCCGAGGGCCCCGAACGGGCACAGCTGCGAGGGTCCTTCCCTTCGATTTTTATTGcggtgatctcattcctttcttttttctcttgtttcgTTTCGCTTGGTTCTTCATCCGTCGAAATTTTGATTAGGGTTCAGAATTTTTGTTGGTCTTGGGGTTCTTTTAATCGATTCTTGGTTGTCGACTTTCTTGTGGGAAGATCGATCTTTCTGGTTTTCTCGATCGTTTTTCGTCACCTAGCCAGTCTCGTTCTGGTTTCGATTGgaaaatatgtcttcttcgcgttcTAGTCGTGTGGAGTACGACCGCTTCATCCCGTTCCGGTCGGCGATGGACATGGACTACGCACGCTTTGCCCTAACCGGGCCTTCGAGACCGCAGCGTGATGGTTCGAGGGAATCCCCATCGAGCGTGGCGTACCAAAAGCTTCTTGATGACTGCATTTTGAAGAACAGGTCTCGTATCCTCGCTTTCAAGACTGCACCTGAAGCGCCGGCCAGCAAGCTGCCCCAGTTTGACGAGCCCATTCGGCCGCAGAAGAAGCAGCAGAGGCGAATCCCGAAAGAACCAGAGAGGGTTTTGGTAATCCACGGCTtgttggatgataatgttttgaatctcctcgactggggaagcaataatgtgttggcAATTGGCCTTGAGGACGCAGTGTATCTCTGGCACGCTGCAAACGAGTCGACTAAGCTTCTACAACCTGTAGAAGACAGAGGACCTATCACTTGCATCCGCTGGTCGCCAGACTGTGCAGTTCTTGCTGTCGCATTTGGCAATTCAGATTTAGACCTGATTGATCCAGCAACAGGACATGTCGTGGATGGGATGGAAGATGAGAACCAGGCCCCTGTGTTGTCACTTGCGTGGAGAAGTAATTCAATCTTGACAGTCGGAAGATTTGATGGCACTGTTGTTGATTATGACTTTAGAAAGGATGACATGTTCATCTGTTTCTATAATGGGCATCGGCGTGGagtttgtagtcttaaatggtccGTGTTGTCCGGGCGGTATTTGGCGAGTGGAGGGCAGGACAAACTAGTGCACATATGGGATGCCTGCATGCCTGTCTCACGTCACCATCCACGTCAACGTCAATGGCTTCACAGGATCAGCAGCCACACTTCCATTGTGAAGGCCGTTGACTGGTGCCCAACTCGGAGCAACCtgctggcttctggtggaggTTGCAATGATCATTGCGTTAAGTTTTGGAACACCGTTAATGGTGCTTGCTTGAACTCGATTGATGCTGGCTCTGAAGTTTGTGCATTACTATGGGACAAAAACAAATCTGAATTACTGACCTCCCATGGTTCGCTGAACAATCAACTCACCTTGTGGAATTACCCATCCATGACGAGAGTGGCTGAGGTTTCCGGTCATTCATCCCGGGTTCTTTCCTTGGCTGGGAGTCCACTGGGaggtgtagtagcttctgcagCAGCAGATGAGACAGTCAGGTTTTGGAATATCTTTGAGACTCCCAAAATAACAAAACCTGAACTGCCCTTTGCCCAATTTAATGTCATAAGATGAAAAGGTGGATAGGTGGAAATGATTAAGATTCCAAATGGAAGACTTCTCTAGTGCTTGACATGAAGATATGTTGTTGGTAACATTGCGATGGGAAGTTTCGTGGTGTCAAAGAGGCAGTACATTTTCATACAAGCGCATGGATTCGAGATCTTCAAATATGAGCGCAACCGCCTAAGGTAAGTTAGAAGCCTTACAGCCTTTTACAGCATTTTAGTAGGCTTATTTACAACATGACTATCATTGCAGCTACGAGTCTGATTTTTGTTTCCTATTTATTGTTTATCATTTCATAGTTATCGATATGATTATTGCCCAATTGATGAAACATGTGGTCTATAATTTTTGCCCAATTGTTATGATCTAATTATGTGGTTTAAAGTGATTTCAATTTGCTTCtcttgtgtttcttttttgtaagttactatctttgtcttatttttatttgagaatttttgtgcagacttattgttttttttcttttttgagttgaGATTTCGTATGATATTCAATATGACCTTGGtatcacatgaagacatcacattgcaCACCTAAAAGAATGTTTGACAATCGAgagatctatgcattataagaggtaattgcctatggccttatgtttctatttttctttccgACTATAAgtttcctatgatataagttaaacttaagaattttatattcttttaggactataaagaaactttgaagattgaactgtgTAGCTCTATTGCCAGAACAAAGCACTTGCAATATGGCCTTAAGTATCACATAAAGATATCACATTGCCAAaacaaactttgaagattgaaccgtataacaaacttcagatttccttttccattttttttgagttgagatttcttataacattcaatatggcctagttatcacatgaagacatcacattgcatatctagaagtgtgtttgacaatcgtgagatctatgcattataagaggtaaATTGCCTTTGGCCctatgcttcttttttcttttctaactataggtttcctatgatataagttgaacttcagaattttatattcttttaggaccattaagaaactttgaagattgaactgtgTAGCTCTATTGCCAGATCAAAGAACTTTCACATGAAGAATTTAAAATCTTGCTATGGTGTCTTTGCTAAATCTTTATTCACAGATACAAAGATATTAAAGCATCTTTGGATTTGCTTAGAGGGTGAAAATATGGAAACTTATGGTGTTGCACAACTATAATCATATTCAACAACTAAGAgatctatgcataattttgatctaAGATGTAACTTCTTATGTCTTTATTTTTTGGGTGACTAAAGGTTCCCTAAAATATCCATTAGCCTTCAGATTTTTTATGTTGTTTTAGGACCATTCTAGAACCCATGAAAACTTTTATTTGGTGTAGATCTTATTTCACTACGGAGTACTTCATGTCACTTGAAATagtgttttttttaatgtttatttgcatatacaaagatactaaagcatctcaggattttgtttagagggtgaaaaaatttagaaaattgtggagttgcaaaactagaattgtgtttgacaatcaaaagactgttgatcaaccactcagatattgtttaaaaaactgttcatgaaatgaataatttgaaatttaaaatttttcgaaaataaagataagttcaagagtgaaatccaagccTAAAATTTTCTGTTTTTAGTAAGATGTGTCATAATTTCTATAGAAAACAGTTATTCAACCTAAGAGAACTACAAACCACAGTATATaccataatagtaaagagataccaaacaaataaatctataagcttgataaaggtgaggcattgtaattctatttattatgtttttccctgtgaaatgaacaaaaatatcaaatttatatgtctttccatgaatagattatgtcttctgcaacatagatacacttctgatcctaagatagggcttgaaaaatgatgtcaaatgggatataatgcagttctaaagtttggaagttagcttactagaCCAACAGTTCATAAATGCTTCATTATAGTGATAGTGGAGTAGTTCGGGTCCTTCCGATTAACAGGATCTTCATTAAAGGTTTCGATTTGGATTTATCTTGCTGAATCAGCTGTAGTTGTAGCAGAGTGGtagcaatgttcatgagcttgatagataagcttgctatgtttcatataaatgttcaccaattaatgacatggctactattCCAGTATTTTTCCAATTATGTTGTTATGGTCATTTATcacaagtttcagcatccaagcactatatctgaaatttgccttttgtaagtataacaccgacctttgagttggtatttcttgtttccaacttccctatttgtttattgagattaaggtagcagcagcggttgtgattatttattccgattccagtaatatcacatgtggtaccaagtttaaatttgacatgataattccgattgatttatttaagtcatcattttttttaataatctattGATGATCTTGTTGGTTGTAATGGAGAGACAAATTGAATATTGGGTAAGCATTTGAAGTTTCCATCACCAAAGTTACCATCCCTTCCAACACCTCTACCTCTGTGACCCTTGCCATTgtcatatatatattgtaaactATCATTGGCCTTATGGATAAGGCTAATGCGGCGGAGATTGATGATCCTCAGAAAGCTCCAGAGCTTGATCGAGACAAACAAGAAACTGCAGTGAAGCTCATGGCCAATGGTGCGTGCACCCTTTGCAACACGGGGAAGGTGCATatacaaccttctttttctcttgattaatggttgttggtgtttgaattataaaactagaaatcagttttatgttgtgaaattatgcatttttttattgatgTGCATATGGTTAGCTCATCCTTATTATCcagaataataattattcataCTTCTCAGATTTTGTTATTCTCCCCTCTGTTTCAAATGGTCTGAATATTTCATACCTAACATGGAGCCATCAATAAAAGATCCTTCTACtaggtgcttgttagtgtttgacttgaagcctcacactttgaatataaatttgagagaatttgtacatgaatgaacaaccagtttacttttttttccaaaagtggacgactttatataaaatctccaagctgatatgctagtcattgtttgtcataaatgaactaacaaaatgaaaaaaagcAGGAAGAACTCGCAAGACTGAATGTTACATCTTTGGACAATGTATTATTCGAACTAGAAGCTCAGCCTAAACACatacttttccttcatttgaattaaTGAATTGGTCCTCCCCTCTTTTTCTATGCTTTTTGAACTTcttaatgaaatatttcaaattgttttgaagagttcaattattccaagaattacttcaatgcattttagtGATATACTAAGCGAACTGGTTTTGCAAAAAATTTATAAGTCATCTGTTATTTTTTTGTTGAGCCTGCATATAGATTTTAAGAAGGAATATGGACACCATTTTTAAGTTCCATcatatttttttcctctttttccccTTTTCCTCCATAAATTTACGGTAAGGGTCTTTCCATAATTGTCAATATTATAACAAATGTCTACTATTAGTCATAATCATCAATATTTTCAGCTTCATACAATGAGATTTTGCCTAACGTCACTGATTATAGATTAAGTTGTTTGCAAATTGTTTCATGCTTAAAGATATTTCACCTCCAACAATTTTCTCATAGACTGTCATTTGTGATGCTTcagtcatatgttgaggcttacctttcattcatgttat
The window above is part of the Musa acuminata AAA Group cultivar baxijiao chromosome BXJ1-1, Cavendish_Baxijiao_AAA, whole genome shotgun sequence genome. Proteins encoded here:
- the LOC135677730 gene encoding cell division cycle 20.2, cofactor of APC complex-like, with the translated sequence MSSSRSSRVEYDRFIPFRSAMDMDYARFALTGPSRPQRDGSRESPSSVAYQKLLDDCILKNRSRILAFKTAPEAPASKLPQFDEPIRPQKKQQRRIPKEPERVLVIHGLLDDNVLNLLDWGSNNVLAIGLEDAVYLWHAANESTKLLQPVEDRGPITCIRWSPDCAVLAVAFGNSDLDLIDPATGHVVDGMEDENQAPVLSLAWRSNSILTVGRFDGTVVDYDFRKDDMFICFYNGHRRGVCSLKWSVLSGRYLASGGQDKLVHIWDACMPVSRHHPRQRQWLHRISSHTSIVKAVDWCPTRSNLLASGGGCNDHCVKFWNTVNGACLNSIDAGSEVCALLWDKNKSELLTSHGSLNNQLTLWNYPSMTRVAEVSGHSSRVLSLAGSPLGGVVASAAADETVRFWNIFETPKITKPELPFAQFNVIR